The following are encoded in a window of Torulaspora globosa chromosome 4, complete sequence genomic DNA:
- a CDS encoding uncharacterized protein (ancestral locus Anc_2.57), producing the protein MARNKLGKRPLVSQDDFYVEATEYEEQAERWLLSDIKKTLRFYVLALDMYEKALNAPEATSRRSYNILYNETRLFLQIYTDYLANNGYINLLQYVRLDDVPEASKLALPLTVIVDRFEQVYQRFPNERTWDLDTNLLTCYLTLMESSETYKLSGEEIVALTTKFVDLCQRSLKFQLAELSAWEEFRPEADGSLETSSVADGTESSLGDGSGVISYPSRLEATESVEVADQVTAQVLSETIANGFSFIQNAMELIFEGRLSEFSENTINSVQLNYLEDMVKKFGAQLVDVYTTACETLPLDRKEIEIAIEANRGIQLIANGDLDSLQTYVSETLTVPETATELLLAKVDVLNFAVSCISNSHDLQTQWQVCSLLNKLLVEVAKRIAKTRVDSKSIHSESSQRSQLVFQQCDVLIASSDNELRRWAIRAEELKSLPQDAGNKRRTMEILMKNAKTFLVNASKIAQQPGGLEETIIEKLKRNYIFGQAQTRLSLIDGTPSGSLSADLSDLFAEHPFYKQLSLTKP; encoded by the coding sequence ATGGCCAGGAATAAGCTTGGAAAAAGGCCATTGGTGTCACAGGATGATTTCTATGTTGAAGCGACCGAATATGAAGAGCAAGCTGAACGTTGGCTTCTATCCGACATAAAAAAGACACTCAGATTCTATGTGCTGGCTTTAGACATGTACGAGAAAGCACTGAATGCACCTGAAGCTACCTCTCGTCGAAGCTATAACATATTGTACAACGAAACGAGACTGTTCTTGCAAATCTACACGGATTATCTGGCCAATAACGGTTACATAAATTTGCTGCAATATGTGCGATTGGATGACGTACCGGAGGCTTCAAAGCTGGCTCTGCCGTTGACTGTAATCGTCGACAGGTTTGAGCAGGTTTACCAGCGCTTTCCAAATGAGCGTACTTGGGATCTCGATACCAACCTTCTGACGTGCTATTTGACATTGATGGAGTCTAGTGAGACCTATAAACTCAGTGGTGAGGAGATCGTTGCGCTAACTACGAAGTTTGTTGATTTATGTCAAAGATCTTTAAAATTTCAGCTCGCTGAGTTAAGCGCATGGGAAGAATTTAGGCCAGAGGCAGACGGTTCACTTGAGACAAGTTCCGTAGCCGATGGAACGGAATCAAGTTTAGGAGATGGCAGTGGAGTTATTTCGTACCCAAGCCGGCTGGAAGCGACGGAGAGTGTAGAGGTAGCCGATCAGGTTACCGCACAAGTGCTGTCTGAAACAATTGCCAATGGCTTTTCCTTTATTCAAAATGCAATGGAACTTATCTTTGAGGGGCGATTGAGCGAATTCTCCGAGAATACTATTAATTCAGTTCAGCTCAACTATTTAGAAGACATGGTCAAAAAGTTCGGAGCGCAATTGGTGGATGTCTACACCACTGCTTGTGAAACACTGCCTCTTGACAGgaaagagatcgaaataGCTATCGAGGCAAACCGCGGCATACAGCTTATCGCGAATGGCGATCTGGATAGTTTGCAAACTTACGTCAGCGAAACCCTGACGGTTCCAGAAACGGCCACTGAGCTGTTGCTTGCCAAGGTCGATGTTCTCAATTTTGCTGTTTCCTGTATTTCGAACAGCCACGACCTGCAAACTCAGTGGCAGgtttgttctcttcttaATAAGCTCCTAGTAGAAGTAGCGAAGAGGATTGCGAAGACCAGGGTCGATTCCAAGTCCATCCATTCAGAAAGCAGTCAAAGAAGTCAATTGGTATTTCAGCAATGCGATGTGCTCATTGCCTCATCTGACAACGAACTAAGGAGATGGGCTATCAGAGCCGAAGAGTTGAAGTCCCTTCCTCAAGATGCCGGAAACAAGCGTAGAACGATGGAaattctgatgaagaatgctAAAACATTTCTGGTGAATGCATCGAAGATAGCACAACAACCCGGCGGGCTTGAGGAAACGATAAtcgagaaactgaaaagaAACTATATTTTCGGACAAGCACAGACAAGGCTCTCGCTGATTGATGGCACTCCCAGTGGTAGCTTAAGCGCTGATCTTTCCGACCTATTCGCCGAACATCCGTTCTACAAGCAACTATCACTCACCAAGCCATGA
- the SHS1 gene encoding septin SHS1 (ancestral locus Anc_2.51), with protein MPDPTPPPNLFRRKKENRRGITYTMLLCGPSGTGKTTFANNLLESKVFPHKYNQMDSYEISPNVRVVSPTKVVSFNSKNGIPSYMSPFDPVRAELEPGITVTSTSVEIGLQESAEKNTHDPAQEEDEVILFNLVTAHGIGENLDDSLCFEEISMYLEQQFDIVLAEETRIRRNPRFEDTRVHIALYFIEPTGHGLREVDIELMKRISRYTNVLPIISKADAFTKEELNEFRKNIMDDIQRFHVPVYKFEVDPEEDDLETIEENQALANLQPFAVVCSDVKNENGYYVREYPWGTVSINDERVSDLHILKNVLFGSHLQEFKDTTQNLLYENYRAEKLSSVSEAESIEKDTVTKSRESNAPSLSNFASLVNTGHFKSSQSLALSSELPATPKLKSPDDDQYSSPIRQISQSIKNENEEIIRTIKQESPRLNAADAPERSKLRNISETVPYVLRHERIIARQQKLEKLEAQSAKELQARILELEKKAHDLKLREKLLRERKHSESSSSLASSQATPYPQGQQIKKEDTHTDLASVASSQK; from the coding sequence ATGCCGGATCCTACTCCACCGCCCAACTTGTTCCGcagaaagaaggaaaatAGGCGTGGTATTACATATACCATGCTCCTATGCGGTCCGTCCGGTACTGGTAAGACAACGTTTGCAAATAATCTGTTAGAATCAAAGGTTTTTCCCCACAAGTACAATCAAATGGATTCGTATGAGATTTCTCCTAACGTGCGAGTTGTGTCGCCTACAAAAGTTGTATCTTTCAATTCGAAAAACGGTATCCCATCTTACATGTCACCTTTCGATCCCGTCCGAGCAGAACTGGAACCAGGAATTACAGTGACGTCCACTTCTGTTGAGATTGGTCTTCAGGAGTCTGCAGAGAAGAATACTCACGATCCGGCTcaggaggaagacgaagtCATACTGTTCAACTTGGTCACTGCCCATGGCATAGGCGAAAATTTGGATGACTCGCTGTGTTTTGAGGAGATCTCCATGTATCTGGAACAGCAGTTCGACATCGTTCTTGCTGAGGAGACGCGGATCAGAAGAAATCCCAGGTTTGAGGATACGAGAGTTCATATTGCTCTTTACTTTATCGAACCTACGGGCCATGGCTTGAGAGAAGTTGATATAGAACTTATGAAACGCATTTCGCGATACACAAATGTTTTGCCGATCATTTCAAAAGCAGATGCCTTCAccaaggaagaattgaacgaGTTTAGGAAGAATATCATGGATGACATCCAAAGGTTCCACGTCCCGGTGTACAAATTTGAGGTTGATCCCGAAGAGGACGACCTAGAAACTATAGAGGAAAACCAGGCTTTAGCAAATCTGCAGCCCTTTGCTGTCGTATGCTCAGATGTCAAAAATGAGAATGGTTATTACGTCCGAGAATATCCATGGGGCACCGTTTCGATCAATGATGAACGAGTGTCAGATTTGCACATACTGAAGAACGTACTATTTGGATCGCATCTACAAGAATTCAAGGACACAACTCAGAACTTACTTTACGAGAATTACCGAGCCGAAAAGTTatcttctgtttctgaAGCAGAGTCTATCGAGAAAGACACCGTCACCAAAAGCAGAGAATCTAATGCACCAAGTTTAAGTAATTTCGCTTCTTTGGTCAATACCGGACATTTCAAATCTTCTCAATCATTGGCGCTATCATCTGAATTACCTGCTACTCCAAAGCTGAAATCGCccgatgatgatcaatATAGTTCACCAATAAGACAAATTTCTCAGTCGATTAAGAATGAAAATGAGGAGATCATCAGAACGATAAAGCAAGAGTCTCCCAGGTTGAACGCGGCAGACGCCCCTGAAAGAAGTAAGCTGAGAAATATCTCCGAGACTGTACCTTATGTTTTAAGACATGAAAGGATTATCGCAAGGCAGCAAAAACTGGAAAAGTTGGAGGCCCAGTCAGCTAAGGAGCTTCAGGCTCGTATTCTagagctcgagaagaaagctcatGATTTGAAACTAAGAGAGAAGCTTTTACGAGAAAGAAAGCACAGTGAatcctcatcgtcgttgGCATCCTCACAAGCAACTCCATATCCACAAGGGCAacaaatcaagaaagaagataCTCATACAGACTTGGCATCCGTCGCATCGAGTCAGAAGTAA
- a CDS encoding SUR7/PalI family protein (ancestral locus Anc_2.55): MIFNKFVHAISYLFLIGAGLLCFFLILNGARSSGTLAKFYWFEANTNGFNNAPIITRWYNYRFCGVMGGNLVDCSKSVAAQAFSPRDNFGASSAMPSTFLNDRDAYYYLSRVGWAMLLIGLFFLILTIIPATVILFKTVTSMAIWLTVGTWTSLFFILLAACLYTGCYAKAKKGFHSQGRRGKMGPRNFAFIWTSVFLLLVDAIWASVTLGLHRRKKSRDSGTYGGGFHDNTSSSEGHMDKSTFNSEKPRSRTFFTKLRTKRELMHPHAHSPTRDQAVPADEVEYETREYAVQQPVQPVQPVANVNETMA, translated from the coding sequence ATGATTTTTAATAAGTTTGTACATGCGATATCATATCTCTTTCTCATAGGGGCCGGGCTGCTGTGTTTTTTCCTAATTTTGAATGGGGCTAGATCTAGTGGAACGTTAGCGAAATTCTATTGGTTTGAGGCGAATACGAACGGGTTCAACAATGCACCAATCATAACTAGATGGTACAATTATCGGTTCTGCGGAGTGATGGGGGGCAACTTGGTAGATTGTTCGAAAAGTGTAGCCGCGCAGGCGTTTTCTCCACGTGACAACTTCGGAGCGAGCAGTGCGATGCCTAGCACCTTTTTGAATGACAGAGACGCGTACTACTACTTGTCGCGTGTCGGGTGGGCAATGTTGCTTATCGGACTGTTCTTCCTTATTCTGACAATCATTCCGGCCACTGTGATATTGTTCAAGACTGTCACGTCGATGGCAATCTGGTTGACGGTGGGCACCTGGACGTCGCTGTTCTTCATACTGTTGGCGGCATGTTTGTATACCGGTTGTTACGccaaggccaagaaggGATTTCATAGCCAGGGCAGACGTGGCAAGATGGGTCCTAGAAACTTTGCGTTTATCTGGACTTCGGTCTTTCTGCTGTTGGTGGACGCAATCTGGGCCTCCGTCACTCTGGGACTTCACCGCAGGAAAAAGTCCAGGGACTCGGGCACGTACGGTGGAGGGTTTCACGATAATACGAGCTCTTCAGAGGGTCACATGGATAAATCGACCTTTAACAGTGAGAAACCTCGCAGTAGAACTTTCTTCACCAAGCTGAGAACCAAGAGGGAGCTCATGCACCCTCATGCTCATTCGCCTACTCGTGACCAGGCAGTGCCAGCTGACGAAGTCGAGTACGAAACGCGCGAATATGCCGTTCAGCAACCGGTTCAGCCGGTTCAGCCAGTGGCGAACGTCAACGAGACCATGGCTTGA
- a CDS encoding RNA-binding protein (ancestral locus Anc_2.52) encodes MPLVQETRLVENSGYFTQRDFTTSKENTGHNISPGHQAVLNLDHSNSETSIHGTNSINQKMHSSNSHLPHSNEGTSPLHLASMLHSLPLTSMMHSNIPQHHQDIMQGSYLLILKNIPHNITLRESYAIFALANGLRNIELVKRRKDSTSENFEFSIVAKFGSLPLVTHYASILSSKTDIFGPNFSCALYVEVIDETTNEHVHFEKPNFNVTHSHYQISAPIAPTTSAASMQHHQQQQRHHQQQQHQQQQQQQQQASPVSSTSGRPSLLPTRSRFSFNDPFSSETKQQVNDQQTKIQHNSSSALPHSRSNQESSSTDVGKSFLLMESDDINDSIWGSNVMPSSMNGFSSTPQPSTPILEWGTTNRKPSSSFFLPQTRSSTGQATVSQTIDVTPSLHGLAGSTPSSATISTPFNIMCQVSNSGQSSMPNVIGGSEIGSLQRKHNIYMNSTKQDQQQQQQQQPQQQMPLQEHSVSTSQTGTPQKNSQVRGGIGRNTHSSNGAQKNSISNPSSSTNVAGSTTISQADLSLLARVPPPANPADQNPPCNTLYVGNLPPDTTEQELRQLFSGQQGFRRLSFRNKNSNGNGHGPMCFVEFEDVSFATRALAELYGSQLPRASASNKGGIRLSFSKNPLGVRGPNNRRNGSNTSVNNSTGTSSGNTSGFNNYNYPTGFNKV; translated from the coding sequence ATGCCTCTAGTTCAAGAAACCCGTCTTGTGGAGAACTCGGGATATTTCACTCAGAGAGATTTTACAACCAGTAAAGAGAACACAGGTCATAATATTTCACCAGGTCATCAAGCTGTCTTGAACCTGGACCACTCAAACAGCGAGACAAGCATACACGGCACGAACTCCATTAATCAAAAAATGCATTCCTCGAACTCACATCTGCCTCATAGCAATGAAGGAACTTCACCATTGCATTTAGCCTCTATGCTGCACAGCTTGCCATTGACTAGTATGATGCACTCAAATATCCCTCAACACCATCAAGACATAATGCAAGGTTCATATCTCCTGATATTGAAAAACATTCCTCATAATATTACTCTGAGAGAGAGCTATGCTATTTTCGCGCTGGCCAATGGCTTGAGAAACATCGAGCTGGTGAAACGGCGCAAGGATTCAACCTCGGAGAATTTTGAGTTCTCCATCGTGGCAAAGTTTGGGTCCCTGCCATTAGTAACACATTATGCATCCATTTTGAGTTCGAAAACTGACATATTCGGCCCAAACTTTTCATGCGCTTTATATGTCGAAGTAATAGATGAGACAACCAACGAGCATGTGCATTTCGAGAAGCCCAATTTCAACGTTACTCATTCGCATTATCAAATATCGGCTCCTATTGCTCCTACTACATCGGCAGCTTCAATGCAGCATcaccagcaacagcagcgcCATCAccaacagcaacagcatcagcagcaacagcagcagcagcagcaagcATCTCCTGTCTCATCCACTTCTGGCAGGCCAAGCTTGTTGCCAACAAGATCTAGATTTTCATTCAATGACCCATTTTCCAGCGAAACGAAGCAACAAGTGAACGATCAACAAACAAAGATACAGCATAATTCTAGTTCTGCTTTGCCTCATAGCCGTTCTAATCAAGAGAGCTCTTCGACTGATGTAGGTAAATCATTTTTGCTGATGGAGAGTGATGACATTAATGATAGCATATGGGGTTCGAACGTAATGCCTTCCAGTATGAATGGTTTCTCAAGTACTCCACAGCCCTCTACGCCAATTCTGGAATGGGGTACCACAAATAGGAAgccaagctcttctttttttttgcCACAGACGAGAAGTTCCACTGGCCAAGCTACAGTGTCACAGACAATTGATGTAACTCCATCACTTCATGGACTTGCAGGAAGTACACCATCCAGTGCTACGATTTCTACGCCATTCAATATAATGTGCCAGGTCTCAAATAGCGGGCAATCGAGCATGCCGAACGTCATCGGCGGTTCTGAAATTGGTTcccttcaaagaaagcatAATATTTACATGAATTCGACTAAGCAAGatcagcaacagcaacagcaacaacaaccacaACAGCAGATGCCATTGCAAGAGCATTCTGTGTCAACGTCTCAGACTGGAACACCGCAGAAAAACTCTCAGGTTAGAGGGGGTATTGGTAGGAATACTCATTCAAGTAATGGCGCTCAGAAGAATAGCATATCCAACCCCTCGTCGTCCACCAACGTGGCTGGTTCCACCACAATTTCCCAAGCAGATTTATCTTTATTGGCAAGAGTTCCACCACCAGCTAACCCGGCAGATCAAAATCCTCCGTGCAATACACTTTACGTCGGAAATCTTCCTCCCGACACGACTGAGCAGGAGCTAAGACAATTGTTTTCAGGGCAACAAGGTTTTAGACGTTTATCATTCAGGAATAAGAATAGTAATGGTAATGGTCATGGGCCTATGTGCTTCGTTGAATTTGAGGATGTTAGTTTCGCCACAAGAGCTTTAGCGGAACTTTACGGTAGCCAACTACCTCGTGCTAGCGCTAGTAACAAAGGCGGCATAAGACTcagcttttcaaagaatcCGCTAGGCGTAAGGGGTCCTAATAACAGAAGAAACGGGAGCAACACGTCTGTTAATAATTCTACGGGCACAAGCAGCGGTAATACATCAGGATTCAATAATTATAACTACCCCACTGGTTTCAACAAAGTTTGA
- the CDC13 gene encoding telomere-binding protein CDC13 (ancestral locus Anc_2.56), translating into MGHDFKFITSTAAYDSFPQGKCIPIEFIALLTSISFRDTHFLLELQNFANGEPDTIPYVVRMRCNNDDSKKLAKMTITLLFQLFGIDTPERILDGSFQPENLHWENLTFVNCKCLYRSSDMRYSVVLDDIKPLKTSAVLDAALNQRRTLQGQVIFQIFQNLLLMDQKPSQFKFARLNSYNIDFVKSIEKIKALGKESTKAAASSNPLFVASHLRSPVESQNEFDSQLMGNGGSLDTLGFDPIEESQSSVDSCPSQQPTKRLKPSSSTLQPNASAAVALGSKLKLVGRMVGMFPYSDVKSPLQIYFVPCDWPSLEDTNLVPDVNCLELIVEAGSRLHELFTEVHKRPARFTDILKQESLPIEIVRTKWKLRDELHSSYWALRHIEQEQEMLTRIQRLPAPSSRSPRDPFVLFKELVLDKAGDASYVRMIALLVSCTFEPSDYVGMIFTDFTQNPNMNQKTPLDPYLIDFDNRLQEHEGIRVFFYRNNFGEFDRKLKRIYGYSLENMFQPKEPGVKAGNVTHKGIVCKLLLKVRRYDGKLNAIVRACEPLTTDYNLRYEDERTHLNRFFRVALERLNWDSISRFKGSYAKCFPPLPDCIEELSGPQPLPNVLQIDNIADYEVETASDIAQLNQVQHETRTLYCVEGQVLALQHGDSDAFLEILITNDVISTNYVDPTRILRIAIPGGDSLRFFFSASDTSHQHIRNLHNLVVGEELCFRILRRAMRITGFQDKIAMAMIWCPMECTLEELRSQTIHSSQRKLEEQDSVEAFQVKTETG; encoded by the coding sequence ATGGGACATGatttcaagttcatcaCTTCGACAGCAGCATACGATAGCTTCCCGCAAGGCAAATGCATTCCAATCGAGTTCATTGCGCTTCTGACGTCAATCAGCTTTAGGGACACccattttctgcttgaGCTGCAAAATTTTGCCAATGGCGAACCGGATACTATTCCCTATGTGGTGAGGATGAGGTGCAACAACGATGATTCGAAAAAACTAGCCAAGATGACAATAACACTACTCTTTCAGCTGTTTGGGATTGACACACCAGAGAGGATACTCGATGGGAGTTTTCAGCCTGAAAACCTTCACTGGGAGAACTTAACTTTTGTGAACTGCAAATGTCTCTATAGGTCAAGTGACATGAGATACAGCGTGGTACTGGATGATatcaagccattgaaaACAAGTGCTGTGCTAGATGCGGCGTTGAACCAGCGTCGAACTTTGCAGGGCCAAgtcatttttcaaatctttcaaaacttGCTCCTGATGGACCAGAAGCCCTCACAGTTTAAGTTTGCTCGCTTGAACAGTTATAACATTGATTTCGTCAAGAGCATTGAGAAAATAAAAGCCTTAGGCAAAGAGTCGACAAAGGCAGCTGCATCGAGCAACCCTCTGTTTGTAGCAAGCCATTTGCGCTCACCTGTCGAATCCCAAAACGAATTCGACTCGCAGCTCATGGGTAACGGGGGCAGTCTCGATACGCTCGGTTTCGATCCGATCGAAGAGTCGCAATCTTCTGTGGACTCTTGCCCTTCTCAGCAACCGACCAAGCGCCTCAAGCCAAGCAGCTCAACTTTGCAGCCTAACGCGAGCGCAGCGGTCGCATTAGGGTCAAAGTTGAAACTTGTGGGGCGAATGGTCGGCATGTTTCCTTACTCGGACGTCAAAAGCCCATTGCAAATATACTTTGTCCCATGCGACTGGCCCTCTCTGGAAGATACCAATCTGGTCCCCGATGTTAACTGCTTAGAGTTGATTGTGGAGGCTGGTTCTAGGCTACATGAGCTGTTTACTGAGGTTCACAAGCGTCCGGCCCGCTTTACAGACATTCTTAAACAAGAAAGCCTCCCCATCGAGATCGTCCGAACCAAATGGAAGCTTCGGGATGAGCTGCACTCAAGCTATTGGGCGCTCAGACACATAGAACAGGAACAGGAGATGCTAACAAGGATACAGAGGCTTCCTGCTCCGTCTTCTCGATCCCCCAGGGATCCTTTTGTTCTATTCAAAGAACTTGTCCTTGATAAAGCCGGAGACGCCAGCTACGTCCGGATGATTGCTTTGCTTGTGTCGTGTACCTTCGAGCCGTCCGACTATGTAGGCATGATCTTTACCGATTTCACCCAAAATCCCAACATGAACCAAAAGACGCCCCTAGATCCCTACTTGATTGACTTCGACAACAGGCTGCAAGAGCACGAGGGCATCCGTGTATTCTTCTACCGGAACAATTTCGGTGAGTTCGACAGAAAGCTCAAGCGCATATACGGCTACTCGCTCGAGAATATGTTTCAACCCAAGGAACCGGGCGTGAAAGCAGGCAATGTGACCCACAAAGGCATAGTATGCAAGCTGTTACTGAAGGTCCGGAGGTACGACGGCAAATTGAACGCCATAGTGCGGGCATGCGAGCCGCTAACCACAGACTACAACTTGCGTTACGAGGACGAGCGGACCCACTTAAATCGGTTCTTCCGCGTTGCATTGGAACGTCTGAATTGGGACTCCATCAGCCGGTTCAAGGGCTCCTACGCCAAGTGTTTCCCGCCTCTGCCCGAttgcattgaagaactctCGGGGCCGCAGCCGCTACCAAACGTGCTCCAGATCGACAACATCGCCGATTACGAAGTGGAAACCGCTTCAGACATAGCACAACTGAACCAGGTACAGCACGAAACCCGTACCCTGTACTGTGTGGAGGGCCAGGTACTGGCCCTCCAACACGGCGACAGCGATGCCTTCCTCGAGATTCTGATCACGAACGATGTCATATCGACGAACTACGTAGACCCGACACGCATCTTGCGCATTGCGATCCCCGGCGGCGACAGCCTGcgatttttcttcagcgcCAGCGACACTTCTCACCAGCACATCCGAAATCTACATAATTTGGTCGTAGGCGAGGAATTGTGTTTCCGCATCTTACGGCGAGCAATGAGGATCACTGGCTTTCAAGACAAAATCGCAATGGCGATGATCTGGTGCCCGATGGAGTGTACATTAGAAGAGCTGAGATCACAAACTATCCATAGTTCGCAGCGCAAACTGGAGGAACAAGACAGCGTCGAGGCGTTTCAAGTCAAGACCGAGACAGGTTAG
- the HBT1 gene encoding Hbt1p (ancestral locus Anc_2.54), producing the protein MYNMNLGEKTDIRTGISKTSALNDEPLESYIPGVGRKNRSPSAGMTGDYSQASEAYHPTAAQHPQEKNEPLESYIPGVGRRNHPLDPELAKEGKMGHSTGAQPHLPESTSKGYGSEPHIPGCGRITEPPQHMKKCAFNPNEMLAAKMDSQHMASSQTTTIPGFESEGKTRIPGTETSRQSYPSENDSIDRENLPRPAHVSESANTGVNAPARRDSRKLSDFNEPSDFDRNARRASNRQDKSASDFPAHTYDTSKDNSVGGRADEPGRQGTKVASGAAATHESSHRKDSSTSGPKIFGKELHFGKSSHSQNTSESTSHSESTGPKLFGKEIGIHKSHHEKDRDSEGSSHSGPKIFGKESNSGKEQQERSHETNVASGPAEAPTGSEHTTGTRSGGSVSGGDRRASTGSTGDKNKLYPSKVPTVEDQPVKRNASDSGVKKTDRSLSIGSEEAGSYAKNIGNMPAMVDPRFPTYRHKEETTATIGEGGSYKVHSENMTERKVSVGSQENEPHEPGSDSRGTDLSTGSHHTVSHDQEHKEPIFEYGPEAVPRSHQQKDISEEDKGESHQGHSKPGIIGTIKNVISHHSNE; encoded by the coding sequence ATGTACAACATGAATTTGGGAGAAAAGACCGATATTAGAACTGGTATCAGCAAGACCTCCGCCCTCAATGATGAACCACTAGAGTCATATATTCCTGGTGTTGGTAGGAAGAACCGCTCCCCAAGTGCGGGAATGACTGGTGATTACAGTCAGGCGAGTGAAGCTTATCACCCAACAGCCGCTCAACACCCccaggagaagaatgagCCCCTGGAGTCATATATTCCAGGCGTTGGTAGAAGAAACCACCCTCTAGATCCTGAGCTGGCGAAGGAAGGTAAAATGGGCCATTCTACAGGCGCTCAGCCACACCTTCCTGAGAGTACCTCGAAGGGCTATGGTTCGGAGCCTCACATACCCGGTTGTGGTAGGATAACTGAACCTCCACAGCACATGAAGAAGTGTGCCTTCAATCCAAACGAAATGCTTGCTGCAAAAATGGATTCTCAACACATGGCAAGTTCTCAGACCACCACAATCCCAGGCTTTGAATCGGAGGGGAAAACCAGAATTCCAGGCACTGAGACTTCGAGACAATCCTATCCTTCCGAAAATGATTCGATTGATCGTGAAAACCTTCCAAGACCGGCTCACGTAAGCGAGAGTGCAAACACTGGCGTTAACGCACCCGCTCGTAGAGATTCCAGAAAACTGTCCGACTTCAACGAGCCAAGCGATTTTGACCGGAACGCACGCCGTGCCTCTAATCGCCAGGACAAATCTGCATCGGATTTCCCAGCTCATACATACGATACCTCAAAAGACAATTCGGTTGGCGGCAGAGCCGACGAACCCGGCCGTCAAGGGACAAAGGTGGCTTCTGGGGCCGCTGCTACTCATGAATCATCTCATAGAAAAGATTCATCCACCTCTGGCCCTAAGATATTCGGCAAGGAATTACATTTTGGTAAGTCCTCTCACTCACAGAACACCAGTGAGAGTACTTCACACTCTGAATCGACAGGCCCCAAGCTTTTCGGTAAAGAGATAGGTATCCACAAATCACATCATGAGAAGGACCGAGACTCCGAGGGAAGTTCGCATTCAGGTCCAAAAATATTTGGTAAAGAATCGAATTCTGGTAAGGAGCAGCAAGAACGTAGCCATGAAACCAATGTGGCTAGTGGTCCCGCCGAAGCTCCAACCGGCTCGGAGCATACCACTGGAACGAGATCTGGCGGAAGCGTTAGTGGCGGCGACAGGAGGGCTAGCACGGGTTCAACTGGTGACAAAAACAAGCTGTACCCTTCCAAGGTGCCTACAGTTGAAGACCAGCCGGTCAAAAGAAATGCGTCAGACTCAGGCGTTAAGAAAACTGATAGGTCATTGAGCATTGGTTCTGAAGAGGCCGGCTCCTACGCCAAAAATATTGGCAATATGCCAGCTATGGTTGATCCTCGTTTCCCAACTTATCGTCACAAGGAGGAAACGACAGCTACAATCGGTGAAGGAGGATCCTACAAAGTCCACTCGGAGAATATGACGGAAAGAAAAGTGTCTGTGGGCTCTCAGGAGAATGAACCTCATGAACCCGGTTCAGATTCGCGCGGCACTGACTTATCAACTGGAAGTCATCATACGGTTTCTCATGACCAAGAACACAAAGAACCAATTTTTGAATACGGTCCTGAAGCCGTTCCACGTTCTCACCAGCAGAAGGATatttcagaagaagacaagGGAGAATCGCATCAAGGGCATTCCAAACCTGGTATTATTGGTACCATCAAGAATGTAATTTCTCACCATAGTAACGAATGA